A stretch of the Porites lutea chromosome 12, jaPorLute2.1, whole genome shotgun sequence genome encodes the following:
- the LOC140953604 gene encoding epoxide hydrolase 4-like: MMANQLIRALFVYSLALFYGFMVCFSLLLSAIRKLEIPRRGKRREKPPECLLDPELGEHHFLRTASNIRIHYVAKGDTGKPLMLCIHGFPEFWYSWRYQLKAFSDNFRMVAVDLRGYGESDSPKGREHYKTSLLVNDIKEIIEALDYKSCTLLSHDWGGALAWSFAHMHPEFVDKLIACNIPHLR, from the exons ATGATGGCGAACCAATTGATTAGGGCTCTGTTCGTATACAGTTTGGCTTTGTTTTATGGCTTTATGGTATGTTTTTCTCTGTTGTTGAGTGCTATTAGGAAGCTTGAAATACCGAGAAGAGGAAAGCGACGAGAAAAAC CTCCTGAATGCCTTCTTGACCCTGAGCTTGGTGAACACCATTTCCTGAGAACAGCATCAAATATCAGGATCCATTATGTTGCTAAAGGAGACACGGGGAAACCACTTATGCTGTGTATACATGGGTTCCCTGAG TTTTGGTATTCCTGGCGATATCAGCTGAAAGCTTTTAGTGATAATTTCAGGATGGTTGCTGTAGATTTGAG GGGCTATGGTGAAAGTGACAGTCCTAAAGGGCGAGAACACTACAAGACGTCATTATTGGTTAACGATATTAAAGAAATT ATTGAGGCACTTGATTACAAATCTTGCACTTTGCTGAGTCATGACTGGGGTGGAGCTTTGGCATG GTCTTTTGCACACATGCATCCAGAGTTTGTCGACAAATTGATAGCTTGCAACATCCCACACCTAAG Gtga